In Buchananella sp. 14KM1171, the genomic stretch GCTCGCCCGTGCCCTCCTTGGTGCGCAGCGCCTCGCGCTTCTTCGCGGTCGGGTCGGCCTTGTACTTCCAGTGCGCCGCCACGCCGTACTCGGCGCGCCGGTGCATCTCGTGGGTGCGGATCTGAATCTCCACCGGCTTGCCACCCGGGCCCACCACCGTGGTGTGCAGGGACTGGTAGACGCCGTACTTCGGCAGGGCGATGTAGTCCTTAATGCGACCGGCCACGGGCTTCCACACCTCGTGCAGCTTGCCCAGCACCGCGTAGCACTCCCCCACGGTGTCCACCAGGATGCGCAGCGCCACCAGGTCGTAAATGTCGTCGAACTCCCGACCGCGCACCACCATCTTCTGGTAGATCGAGTAGAAATGCTTGGGCCGGCCGGTCACCACGCCCTTGATGCCCAGCCCGTCCAGCTGCTCCTGGATCTTGGAAGAGATCGAGGCCAGGTATGCCTCGCGCTCCGGGGCCCGGCGCTTGACCAGCTGCTCGATCTCCTCGTAACGGCCCGGGTAGAGCACCTTGAAGCTGAGGTCCTCCAGCTCCCACTTGATCGCGTTCATGCCGAAGCGGTGCGCCAGCGGGGCGTAGATCTCCAGCGTCTCCTGCGCCTTGGACTTGGCCTTCTCCGGGTCCATGTACTTCCAGGTGCGCGCGTTGTGCAGCCGATCGCCCAGCTTGATCATCAGCACCCGGATGTCCTTGGCCATCGCCACGACCATCTTGCGCACCGTCTCGCCCTTGGCGGCCGCCCCGAACTCCACCTTGTCCAGCTTGGTGACGCCGTCCACCAGCAGCGCGATCTCCGGGCCGAAGTCGATCTTCAGCTGCGCCAGCGAGTAGGGGGTGTCCTCCACCGTGTCGTGCAGCAGCGCGCCCGCCACCGTGGTCGCGGTCAACCCCAGCTCGGCCAGGATCGTCGCCACGGCAACCGGGTGGGTGATGTAGGGCTCGCCTGACTTGCGGGTCTGGCCCTTGTGTACGCGATTAGCCACCCGGTAGGCGTGCTCAACCAGGTCGAAGTCGATCTGCTCGTCGCCCGCGTGCTCCAACAGGGCGTTGACGATCGGAACTAGCGCCGGGATCGCCGCGATCGAGGGCGGCACAGGGCGCGTAGCGCTCGCCAGCCCAAGGCTCTCAAGCCAGCTCCTGGTCCAGTTACTCCCTCTTGCATCAGCCATTTTTGGATTCTACCGCTTACGGCAATGGCCGCCGCACCCTGACGGGTGCGGCGGCCACATCCAATTTCTGGTACCTCAGAACTTCAGGATCGAGTGCACTTCGTAGCCTTCCAGCTTCTCGCGCCCCTTGAGCTCCTCCAGCTCCAACAGCACCATCACGCCCGCAACCACGCCACCGGCCTTCTCGACCAGCTCGATCGCCGCGCGCGCCGTGCCACCCGTGGCCAGCACGTCGTCGATGATCAGCACACGGTCACCCTCGTGCACGGACTCCGGGCGGATCTCCATGCGGGCCGTGCCGTACTCCAGCGCGTAGTCCACGCCCAGCACCGGGCCGGGCAGCTTGCCGGCCTTGCGCACGGTCAGCATGCCCACCTCGAGGGCGTTGGCCAGCGGGGCGGCCAGCACGAAGCCGCGCGACTCCAAGCCGGCCACGGCGTCCACGTCGTCACCCACCAGGCGGGCAAGCAGCGTGGTCAGGCGGCGAAAGGCCGGGCCGTTGGCCAGCAGCGGCGTGATGTCACGAAACAGCACGCCGGGCTCCGGGAAGTCCTGGATCTCGCGCAGGTTGCCCCGCACC encodes the following:
- a CDS encoding RelA/SpoT family protein; translation: MADARGSNWTRSWLESLGLASATRPVPPSIAAIPALVPIVNALLEHAGDEQIDFDLVEHAYRVANRVHKGQTRKSGEPYITHPVAVATILAELGLTATTVAGALLHDTVEDTPYSLAQLKIDFGPEIALLVDGVTKLDKVEFGAAAKGETVRKMVVAMAKDIRVLMIKLGDRLHNARTWKYMDPEKAKSKAQETLEIYAPLAHRFGMNAIKWELEDLSFKVLYPGRYEEIEQLVKRRAPEREAYLASISSKIQEQLDGLGIKGVVTGRPKHFYSIYQKMVVRGREFDDIYDLVALRILVDTVGECYAVLGKLHEVWKPVAGRIKDYIALPKYGVYQSLHTTVVGPGGKPVEIQIRTHEMHRRAEYGVAAHWKYKADPTAKKREALRTKEGTGELPPGASEMIWLKGLFEWQQETGDPNEFLDSLRYEMSGTEVYVFTPKGDVIALPAGSTPVDFAFAVHTEVGFKTVGAKINGRLVTLSTKVDNGDTVEVITSKDPDAGPNEDWLAFVASPRARSKIKAWFTKERREEAVDEGRNRVAKMLRKQNLPIQRLMNHHSLLAVAQEMGYKDVSSLYAAVGENHVSAESLSSKLVAVLGGADGTEETLAEATIPKPRKRRGPATGSGIVVEGMKPGEVWTKIAQCCTPAPGEPITGFITRGNGISIHHEDCENIEALSSQPDRLVKAHWDIDRPGGFIVQVVIEALDRSGLLMDITRVMVEQRVDLLSTTFSSDGDQVAVGRVTFEVSDETHLEAVMKALRKLSGVYEVSRVNRRGHEG
- a CDS encoding adenine phosphoribosyltransferase produces the protein MSLLIRPKVAQELEELVRGNLREIQDFPEPGVLFRDITPLLANGPAFRRLTTLLARLVGDDVDAVAGLESRGFVLAAPLANALEVGMLTVRKAGKLPGPVLGVDYALEYGTARMEIRPESVHEGDRVLIIDDVLATGGTARAAIELVEKAGGVVAGVMVLLELEELKGREKLEGYEVHSILKF